The Neomonachus schauinslandi chromosome 4, ASM220157v2, whole genome shotgun sequence genome includes a region encoding these proteins:
- the LOC110578911 gene encoding barrier-to-autointegration factor-like: MTTSQKHRDFVAEPMGEKPVGSLARIGEVLGKKLEERGFDKAYVVLGQFLVLKKDEDLFREWLKDTCGANAKQSRDCFGCLQEWCDAFL, translated from the coding sequence ATGACAACTTCCCAAAAGCACCGAGACTTCGTGGCAGAGCCCATGGGGGAAaagccagtggggagcctggccaGGATTGGTGAAGTCTTGGGCAAGAAGCTGGAGGAAAGGGGCTTTGACAAGGCCTATGTGGTCCTTGGCCAGTTTCTGGTGCTAAAGAAAGATGAAGATCTCTTCCGGGAATGGCTGAAGGACACATGTGGTGCCAATGCCAAGCAGTCCCGGGACTGCTTCGGGTGCCTTCAAGAGTGGTGCGACGCCTTCTTGTGA